In one window of Camelina sativa cultivar DH55 chromosome 15, Cs, whole genome shotgun sequence DNA:
- the LOC104746677 gene encoding OTU domain-containing protein DDB_G0284757 isoform X2: MDVNNVNPFASTSASARASGSTSASSNSSFSSSVADTDDDQTIARILAEDESLRREGKLGKRLSHLDSIPHTPRVNRQIPDINDATLDHELLSGRLATYGLAELQMEGDGNCQFRALADQLFRNAEYHKHVRKHVVKQLKQERKLYEEYVPMRYRHYTRKMKKLGEWGDHVTLQAAADRFEAKICLVTSFRDQSYIEILPHNKNPLREAWLSFWSEVHYNSLYANGDVPTRKPRRKHWLF; the protein is encoded by the exons ATGGATGTAAACAATGTGAATCCATTTGCAAGTACAAGTGCAAGTGCAAGAGCAAGCGGTAGTACAAGTGCGAGCTCCAACTCGAGTTTTAGTAGCAGTGTCGCGGATACAGATGATGATCAAACCATTGCACGTATATTGGCTGAAGATGAGAGTTTAAGAAGAGAAGGCAAGCTTGGGAAGAGACTATCTCATTTGGATTCTATCCCA CACACTCCTCGGGTTAACAGGCAAATACCCGATATAAATGATGCAACATTAGACCATGAGCTGCTCTCTGGGAG GTTGGCTACATATGGGTTAGCTGAATTACAAATGGAGGGAGATGGGAATTGCCAG TTTCGAGCTTTAGCAGACCAGCTTTTCCGCAATGCAGAGTACCATAAACATGTAAGGAAGCATGTTGTAAAGCAG TTAAAACAAGAGCGGAAGTTATACGAAGAATATGTGCCAATGAGATACAGACACTACACCAGGAAGATGAAAAA ACTTGGTGAATGGGGAGATCATGTAACTCTTCAAGCTGCTGCAGATAGA TTCGAAGCCAAGATCTGCTTAGTCACATCCTTTCGGGATCAATCCTACATTGAGATACTTCCTCATAACAAGAACCCTCTTAGAG AGGCTTGGCTTAGCTTCTGGAGCGAAGTGCATTACAATTCACTATACGCTAATGGAG ATGTTCCAACAAGAAAACCCAGAAGGAAGCATTGGCTCTTCTAG
- the LOC104746679 gene encoding uncharacterized protein LOC104746679 gives MERSDSRDLYNFVRASSLDKNTTLFDASQYEFFGQNLDEMEIGGLDDDGMIAPVLGHTDDDEYHLFDKGEGGGLGSLSEIDDLATTFAKINRNVTGPKHPGVIGDRGSGSFSRESSSATDWTHDAELTSWLDEQDQEAKRWSSQPQSFGHSKPLYRTSSYPQQQPQLQHYNSEPIILPESNFTSFPPPGSRSPQASPGNLLRAPSLPGGSQLTYSALSPLSNSSFHPSGLSQGPQYGGNLARYASCGPTLGNMVQPHWATDPGLVHGDHSGLLHSLVQQHHQQLPPRNALMSQHLLALQQRQTYAQLAALQSQLYSSYPSPSRKVPFGVGEVREHKHKSSHRSRKNKGLSQQASDAASQKSESGLQFRSKHMTSEEIETILKMQHSNSHSNDPYVNDYYHQAKLAKKSAGSIKAASHFYPAQLKDHQPKSRNSSEQQPQVHVDALGKITLPSVRRPRALLEVDSSPGDGSGDHKGSVKHLEQEPLVAARVTIEDALGVLIDIVDIDRTLQNTRPQDGGAQIKRKRQILLEGLATALQLADPFSKTGQKSGMTAKDDVVFLRIATLPKGRKMLTKYLQLLVPGTEIARVVCMAVFRHLRFLFGGLPSDTLAAETISNLAKAVTVCVQAMDLRALSACLAAVVCSSEQPPLRPIGSSAGDGASVVLISLLERAAEVVVVPRVMHGNPNDGLWRASFDEFFNLLTKYCRSKYETIRGQNQGSAADVLELAIKREMPAELLRASLRHTNDDQRNYLLNFGRKPSAISESASHARGGGQINSESVRG, from the exons ATGGAGAGATCCGATTCCAGGGATTTGTACAACTTTGTTCGTGCTTCGTCCTTAG ATAAGAACACTACACTCTTTGATGCATCACAATATGAGTTTTTTGGTCAGAATCTGGACGAAATGGAAATTGGGGGTCTTGACGATGATGGAATGATCGCTCCTGTTCTTGGAcatactgatgatgatgagtatcACTTGTTTGATAAAGGAGAG GGTGGAGGTTTAGGATCACTATCTGAGATCGATGATCTAGCGACAACTTTTGCAAAG ATAAACAGAAATGTTACCGGACCCAAACACCCTGGAGTTATTGGTGATAGAGGATCAGGATCCTTTTCAAGAGAGA GTTCCTCTGCTACCGATTGGACACATGATGCAGAGCTCACAAGCTGGTTGGACGAACAAGATCAAGAAGCTAAAAGATGGTCCTCACAGCCACAATCATTTGGTCATTCAAAACCTTTGTACAGGACATCCTCCTATCCTCAGCAGCAACCACAGCTGCAGCACTACAATAGCGAACCGATAATCTTACCAGAATCAAATTTCACCTCATTTCCCCCGCCTGGTAGCAGATCTCCTCAGGCTTCACCCGGAAATCTCCTTCGCGCTCCTTCTCTTCCTGGTGGTTCTCAGTTGACCTATTCTGCACTTTCACCACTGTCAAATTCTAGCTTTCATCCCTCCGGATTGTCGCAAGGGCCCCAGTATGGTGGTAATTTGGCTAGATATGCGTCGTGCGGTCCTACTCTTGGTAACATGGTGCAACCGCATTGGGCCACTGATCCTGGTCTTGTGCACGGAGATCATTCTGGTTTGTTGCATAGTTTGGTgcaacaacatcatcaacaattgCCTCCTCGAAATGCTCTTATGTCGCAACATTTGCTCGCCCTCCAGCAGAGACAAACATATGCTCAGCTTGCCGCGCTACAATCCCAACTGTATAGTTCCTATCCTTCGCCATCACGTAAAGTCCCTTTTGGAGTTGGTGAAGTTAGGGAACACAAACATAAGTCATCTCATAGAAGTCGAAAGAACAAAGGCCTCTCTCAACAGGCATCAGATGCAGCTAGTCAGAAAAGTGAAAGTGGACTGCAGTTTAGATCAAAACACATGACTTCAGAAGAAATAGAGACTATCCTCAAAATGCAGCATTCCAATTCACACAGCAATGATCCTTATGTCAATGATTATTACCACCAAGCTAAGCTTGCCAAGAAGTCTGCCGGATCTATTAAAGCAGCCTCTCACTTCTATCCCGCTCAGTTGAAGGACCACCAGCCTAAGTCTCGTAATAGTTCTGAACAGCAACCACAGGTTCATGTAGATGCTCTTGGAAAAATTACGCTTCCTTCTGTCCGCAGGCCTCGTGCCTTGCTCGAAGTTGACTCTTCTCCTGGCGATGGAAGCGGGGATCATAAGGGCTCAGTAAAACATTTGGAACAGGAACCTCTTGTTGCAGCTAGAGTTACGATTGAAGATGCTCTTGGAGTTCTTATTGACATAGTTGATATTGACAGAACTCTCCAAAACACAAGACCCCAGGATGGCGGTGCCCAAATCAAGAGGAAGCGGCAGATCCTGCTAGAAGGATTAGCGACGGCACTTCAACTTGCTGATCCGTTCAGCAAAACCGGTCAGAAATCCGGGATGACAGCTAAGGATGATGTTGTCTTTCTACGTATAGCGACTCTCCCCAAGGGTCGGAAAATGCTTACGAAGTATTTGCAACTTCTAGTTCCAGGTACTGAGATTGCTCGAGTTGTTTGTATGGCTGTATTCCGCCACTTGAGATTTCTGTTCGGCGGCCTGCCTTCAGATACTCTAGCAGCAGAGACGATATCTAATCTTGCCAAAGCAGTCACGGTTTGTGTTCAAGCAATGGACCTCCGAGCACTGAGTGCTTGCCTTGCAGCTGTAGTTTGTTCTTCAGAGCAGCCACCTCTGCGTCCTATTGGAAGTTCTGCTGGGGATGGTGCTTCAGTTGTCTTGATATCTCTTCTTGAGAGAGCTGCTGAAGTAGTGGTTGTTCCTCGAGTCATGCATGGGAATCCTAATGATGGTCTCTGGAGAGCCTCATTTGATGAATTCTTCAACCTTCTTACTAAATACTGCAGAAGCAAGTATGAGACGATCCGAGGTCAGAACCAAGGTAGTGCAGCGGATGTTTTGGAGCTGGCGATAAAGAGGGAAATGCCCGCTGAGCTTTTACGTGCGAGTCTGCGTCACACCAATGACGACCAAAGGAACTATTTATTAAACTTTGGTCGTAAACCGTCGGCAATTAGTGAGTCGGCGTCTCATGCAAGGGGTGGTGGTCAGATCAACTCTGAATCTGTGAGGGGttaa
- the LOC104746677 gene encoding OTU domain-containing protein DDB_G0284757 isoform X1 translates to MDVNNVNPFASTSASARASGSTSASSNSSFSSSVADTDDDQTIARILAEDESLRREGKLGKRLSHLDSIPHTPRVNRQIPDINDATLDHELLSGRLATYGLAELQMEGDGNCQFRALADQLFRNAEYHKHVRKHVVKQLKQERKLYEEYVPMRYRHYTRKMKKLGEWGDHVTLQAAADRFEAKICLVTSFRDQSYIEILPHNKNPLREAWLSFWSEVHYNSLYANGVLAIPDVPTRKPRRKHWLF, encoded by the exons ATGGATGTAAACAATGTGAATCCATTTGCAAGTACAAGTGCAAGTGCAAGAGCAAGCGGTAGTACAAGTGCGAGCTCCAACTCGAGTTTTAGTAGCAGTGTCGCGGATACAGATGATGATCAAACCATTGCACGTATATTGGCTGAAGATGAGAGTTTAAGAAGAGAAGGCAAGCTTGGGAAGAGACTATCTCATTTGGATTCTATCCCA CACACTCCTCGGGTTAACAGGCAAATACCCGATATAAATGATGCAACATTAGACCATGAGCTGCTCTCTGGGAG GTTGGCTACATATGGGTTAGCTGAATTACAAATGGAGGGAGATGGGAATTGCCAG TTTCGAGCTTTAGCAGACCAGCTTTTCCGCAATGCAGAGTACCATAAACATGTAAGGAAGCATGTTGTAAAGCAG TTAAAACAAGAGCGGAAGTTATACGAAGAATATGTGCCAATGAGATACAGACACTACACCAGGAAGATGAAAAA ACTTGGTGAATGGGGAGATCATGTAACTCTTCAAGCTGCTGCAGATAGA TTCGAAGCCAAGATCTGCTTAGTCACATCCTTTCGGGATCAATCCTACATTGAGATACTTCCTCATAACAAGAACCCTCTTAGAG AGGCTTGGCTTAGCTTCTGGAGCGAAGTGCATTACAATTCACTATACGCTAATGGAG TTCTTGCTATTCCAGATGTTCCAACAAGAAAACCCAGAAGGAAGCATTGGCTCTTCTAG
- the LOC104746678 gene encoding protein JAZ13-like, which translates to MNGCSLDLCLSPMTPTLQFCHQDSTVSDHSSAMKPKDNNAFYNEGLSEYDLVEIQIRAIIEMARKDREETTLELAPVRLESPLGCSVKRSVKRFLEKRKKRSKTITLTPRGSTSSSSSSPHNF; encoded by the exons ATGAATGGTTGCAGCTTAGATCTCTGCCTATCTCCAATGACCCCTACGCTTCAATTTTGTCACCAAGATTCTAC ggttAGTGATCATTCATCAGCCATGAAACCTAAGGACAACAATGCATTTTATAATGAAGGATTAAGCGAGTACGATCTTGTAGAGATCCAG ATAAGGGCAATAATAGAGATGGCAAGGAAGGATCGTGAAGAAACAACGTTGGAGTTAGCACCGGTGAGACTGGAATCGCCGTTAGGTTGTTCGGTGAAGAGATCCGTGAAGAGGTTcttggagaagaggaagaagagaagcaaaactATTACACTTACACCTAGAGGCTCCacctcctcatcctcatcctctcctcataatttctaa